Proteins encoded by one window of Dietzia sp. B32:
- a CDS encoding dihydrofolate reductase family protein yields the protein MRNLVAVEFLTLDGVMQGLGSPDEDRDGGFEHGGWGLPYAEAMHEVLDPGGLSRTSAYLFGRRTYDKMAAFWPSQPDENPMAASLNSSPKHVATRGQPSLDWQGAVPLKGDLTSAVGQLTAEGEGDVVILGSGDVVRQLLTADLVDELRLFIHPLLLGTGKHLFGGLSAPRAFRLTSVAATSTGTIAAVYTRKGPDQT from the coding sequence ATGAGAAATCTGGTGGCCGTCGAGTTCCTGACCCTCGACGGCGTGATGCAGGGCCTCGGTTCCCCCGACGAGGACCGCGACGGCGGCTTCGAGCACGGGGGCTGGGGCCTCCCCTATGCCGAGGCCATGCACGAGGTCCTGGACCCTGGCGGACTGAGCAGAACCTCGGCGTACCTGTTCGGTCGCCGGACCTACGACAAGATGGCCGCCTTCTGGCCGTCCCAGCCGGACGAGAACCCCATGGCGGCCAGCCTGAACTCCTCACCCAAGCATGTCGCCACACGAGGTCAGCCGTCACTGGACTGGCAGGGGGCGGTGCCGCTGAAAGGGGACCTGACCTCGGCGGTCGGTCAGCTCACCGCCGAGGGCGAGGGGGACGTCGTGATCCTCGGAAGCGGCGACGTGGTCCGCCAACTCCTGACGGCCGACCTCGTCGACGAACTCCGCCTCTTCATCCACCCCCTCCTCCTGGGCACCGGTAAACACCTGTTCGGCGGCCTGTCGGCCCCGCGGGCGTTTCGCTTGACGAGCGTCGCCGCCACGAGCACGGGCACCATCGCGGCGGTCTACACCAGGAAGGGCCCTGATCAGACATGA
- a CDS encoding dihydrofolate reductase family protein, with protein sequence MGTVVMYGSVSVDGFIADADDQPGPLFDWLTGGDVPLDDSGVVAVTQTSYDYIRPYWDQIGVTIVGRHVFDLTDGWDGRPPSGVDDVVVVSHRPPPEGWDLEAPFHFVTDVDHAVATARQLAGDRVIEVAAGDVGGQVLAAGLVDEVRMDVVPVVLGSGKRYFGPVDARHLLEDPDVVIRGRRVLHLRYLVRR encoded by the coding sequence GTGGGCACCGTGGTGATGTACGGCTCGGTGTCCGTGGACGGCTTCATAGCCGACGCCGACGACCAACCCGGACCGCTGTTCGACTGGTTGACGGGTGGCGACGTGCCACTGGACGACAGTGGCGTCGTGGCGGTGACGCAGACGTCGTACGACTACATCCGGCCGTACTGGGATCAGATCGGGGTGACGATCGTCGGCCGCCACGTCTTCGACCTGACGGACGGTTGGGACGGGCGCCCGCCGAGCGGGGTCGACGACGTCGTCGTCGTGAGCCACCGACCCCCGCCCGAGGGCTGGGACCTCGAGGCGCCGTTCCACTTCGTCACCGACGTCGACCACGCGGTGGCCACGGCCCGGCAGCTCGCCGGTGACCGGGTGATCGAGGTCGCGGCGGGCGACGTCGGTGGCCAGGTCCTCGCCGCGGGACTGGTCGACGAGGTACGTATGGACGTCGTGCCCGTCGTGCTGGGATCCGGGAAGCGCTACTTCGGGCCGGTCGACGCCCGGCACCTGCTGGAGGACCCGGACGTGGTGATCCGGGGACGCCGCGTACTCCACCTGCGCTACCTGGTCCGCCGTTGA
- a CDS encoding SDR family NAD(P)-dependent oxidoreductase → MTRRTIDIPDLTGQTWLVTGATSGVGLETVRAASASGARVILAVRDTARGREVASQLPGESRVVEVDLGSLASVRRAAGELTGSGGGDAGRRVGGGIGGGAEQIDVLVNNAGAITPRRRETAEGFEMLLGVNVLGPFLLTNLLLPLVRRRVVIVASNAHKSGTLHFEDPHFRRRRWTPAAAYAQSKLGDMLWGLALDQRLRDGRAEAAAVGVDVQLTHPGWAATGISNATGNVALDRVVTGVCSLFAQPAAQAALTTLFAATRPLPPCGYTGPDALRHLRGLPTLIGRSAEASDPAIAERFWELAEAATAGV, encoded by the coding sequence GTGACCCGGAGAACCATCGACATTCCCGACCTCACCGGCCAGACGTGGCTCGTCACCGGCGCGACCAGCGGGGTCGGGCTGGAGACGGTCCGGGCCGCATCCGCGTCGGGAGCGCGGGTGATCCTCGCCGTTCGCGACACCGCCCGAGGGCGGGAGGTCGCATCGCAGTTGCCCGGTGAGTCCCGGGTGGTGGAGGTCGACCTGGGTTCGTTGGCGAGCGTGCGGCGGGCGGCCGGTGAACTGACCGGCTCCGGTGGGGGCGATGCTGGACGTCGGGTCGGTGGCGGGATCGGTGGCGGGGCCGAGCAGATCGACGTGCTGGTCAACAACGCCGGTGCCATCACCCCACGCCGGCGCGAGACCGCCGAGGGATTCGAGATGCTCCTCGGCGTGAATGTGCTGGGCCCGTTCCTGCTGACGAACCTCCTGCTGCCGCTGGTGCGGCGGCGGGTGGTGATCGTCGCCTCCAACGCCCACAAGAGCGGCACTCTGCACTTCGAGGACCCGCATTTCCGCCGGCGCCGGTGGACGCCCGCCGCGGCCTACGCCCAGTCGAAGCTCGGCGACATGCTGTGGGGCCTCGCGCTGGACCAGCGGCTACGCGACGGGCGCGCCGAGGCGGCGGCGGTCGGGGTCGATGTACAGCTCACCCACCCCGGCTGGGCGGCGACGGGGATCTCCAACGCCACCGGCAACGTGGCGCTCGATCGGGTCGTCACCGGCGTCTGTTCGCTGTTCGCGCAGCCCGCCGCGCAGGCCGCGCTGACGACGTTGTTCGCCGCGACCCGCCCGCTGCCACCGTGCGGTTACACCGGGCCGGACGCGCTGCGCCACCTCCGGGGCCTTCCGACGCTCATCGGTCGCAGCGCCGAGGCGTCGGACCCGGCGATCGCGGAGCGGTTCTGGGAACTCGCGGAGGCGGCGACGGCCGGGGTCTGA
- a CDS encoding lipase family protein, giving the protein MNSTTPRRSPWMLSAATAALVVVASLAAPTAGAAPAPSPNPAPNWSGLETRQWTAPIPVPGAPAATVPLDPALSLPQAGRAVRQAYGTIDQHGREAIATSAVFLPHGTPPPGGWPVVAWAHGTTGLGDDCAPSTQPRSERDAEYLGHWLDRGYAVVAADYVGLGTPGLLSYLNGQAAARGIVDSITAARADGLPLSARWGLVGQSQGAGAALVTATRATELGAPAGLDYRGVVATGAPANIEHLFQWGGPGFPPVNLPTGLNLYAMYILAGFRDQHPELDVNGFLTPQGREMVDAAETLCYSAMREKVGDFQVSQALARPLQEVPDVFGHLRRYMGTPAAGYDRPVFLGQGLLDLDVPAPSALSLAAEMTLNRQPLELRVYPDRDHSGTVYAATPDATAFLDRVMR; this is encoded by the coding sequence ATGAACTCCACCACACCCCGGCGCTCCCCGTGGATGCTCTCCGCGGCGACTGCGGCCCTCGTCGTCGTCGCCTCTCTCGCGGCCCCCACCGCCGGTGCCGCCCCGGCACCGTCCCCCAACCCCGCGCCCAACTGGTCCGGGCTCGAGACCCGCCAGTGGACCGCTCCGATCCCCGTCCCCGGCGCGCCCGCGGCGACGGTCCCGCTCGACCCCGCCCTCTCCCTCCCTCAGGCCGGCCGGGCGGTGCGGCAGGCTTACGGGACGATCGACCAGCACGGCCGCGAGGCGATCGCCACGTCCGCCGTGTTCCTCCCGCACGGGACGCCGCCCCCCGGCGGTTGGCCCGTCGTGGCGTGGGCACACGGCACCACCGGGCTCGGCGACGACTGCGCTCCCTCGACCCAGCCGCGCTCGGAGCGCGACGCCGAGTACCTCGGCCACTGGCTGGACCGTGGGTACGCCGTGGTGGCCGCCGATTACGTGGGCCTCGGCACCCCCGGGCTGCTCAGCTACCTCAACGGGCAGGCGGCCGCACGTGGGATCGTCGACTCCATCACCGCCGCCCGCGCAGACGGACTGCCGCTCTCCGCCAGATGGGGACTCGTCGGGCAGTCGCAGGGCGCCGGGGCGGCGCTCGTCACCGCGACCCGCGCCACCGAACTCGGCGCGCCCGCAGGCCTCGACTATCGCGGCGTCGTGGCGACCGGGGCCCCGGCCAACATCGAGCACCTGTTCCAATGGGGCGGGCCCGGATTCCCGCCGGTGAACCTCCCGACCGGGCTCAACCTGTACGCGATGTACATCCTCGCCGGATTCCGCGACCAGCACCCGGAACTCGACGTCAACGGGTTCCTCACGCCGCAGGGGCGTGAGATGGTCGACGCCGCCGAGACGCTGTGCTACTCGGCGATGCGCGAGAAGGTGGGCGATTTCCAGGTCTCGCAGGCGCTGGCCCGGCCCCTGCAGGAGGTCCCCGACGTCTTCGGCCACCTCCGGCGCTACATGGGCACGCCGGCTGCGGGCTACGACCGTCCGGTGTTCCTCGGCCAGGGCCTGCTGGACCTCGACGTGCCCGCACCCTCGGCTCTCTCCCTCGCGGCGGAGATGACGCTCAACCGGCAGCCGCTCGAGCTGCGCGTGTACCCGGACCGGGATCACAGCGGGACCGTGTACGCCGCCACCCCCGACGCCACCGCGTTCCTCGACCGGGTCATGAGGTGA
- a CDS encoding alpha/beta fold hydrolase has translation MSALDFESTSKTITAGRFELHYHEAGEQSVAEPESAVPVLFLHGSGPGVTAWSNFAGNFPVFAERFHTILLDMPGFGKSSDLEWEKAYPLIAAEAIDAFCEAKGIEKVDIIGNSMGGNVACETALAYPHRVRKMALMGPGGLAAPLFTPEPSEGSRRLFEFLAEPTDKNMAAWVDTMVGNKKVVDDELIRARTEAATAPGAVERMYSVFGSILKPENAYTPLYARASQIRQETMLIWGRDDRMLPYEQAHFAFRQLPRAELHAFSRCGHWAMIEQKDKFERLVIDFLLN, from the coding sequence ATGAGCGCCCTCGACTTCGAGTCCACCAGCAAGACCATCACCGCCGGCCGTTTCGAGCTGCACTACCACGAGGCGGGTGAGCAGAGCGTCGCCGAACCCGAGAGCGCGGTTCCCGTCCTCTTCCTGCACGGATCCGGCCCCGGCGTGACCGCGTGGTCCAACTTCGCCGGCAATTTCCCGGTCTTCGCCGAGCGATTCCACACCATCCTGCTGGACATGCCCGGCTTCGGGAAGAGCTCCGACCTGGAGTGGGAGAAGGCCTACCCGCTCATCGCCGCCGAGGCGATCGACGCGTTCTGCGAGGCCAAGGGCATCGAGAAGGTCGACATCATCGGCAACTCCATGGGCGGCAACGTCGCCTGCGAGACCGCCCTCGCCTACCCGCACCGCGTCCGCAAGATGGCGCTCATGGGCCCCGGCGGCCTGGCCGCCCCCTTGTTCACGCCCGAGCCGAGCGAGGGATCGCGCCGACTGTTCGAGTTCCTCGCCGAGCCGACCGACAAGAACATGGCGGCGTGGGTCGACACGATGGTCGGCAACAAGAAGGTCGTGGACGACGAGCTCATCCGCGCGCGCACCGAGGCCGCCACCGCGCCGGGCGCCGTCGAGCGCATGTACTCGGTGTTCGGCTCCATCCTCAAGCCGGAGAACGCCTACACCCCGCTGTACGCCCGCGCCTCCCAGATCCGGCAGGAGACCATGCTCATCTGGGGCCGGGACGACCGCATGCTCCCCTACGAGCAGGCCCACTTCGCGTTCCGCCAGCTCCCGCGCGCCGAGCTGCACGCCTTCTCCCGCTGTGGCCACTGGGCGATGATCGAACAGAAGGACAAGTTCGAGCGCCTGGTGATCGACTTCCTGCTCAACTGA
- a CDS encoding DUF4261 domain-containing protein: MTDTPQPDQPAVDPQTGEDLSWKQTPVAIVLVDRPAPGHDEVGELLTEIFEGSYEVERGSDDDPATAVYIEDATVIVSSVDAPVPEAVQYTRDLAAWNGGESVVESHRSQVVVAGFRWGPIGDDGEPGEPEYLDPRLDTLRCELAVANVTAALTALPGAVAVSVGGAAATLPAGPYRDLVTGNPLPAPALVGVRAGMQTETTSCVYTSGMGRFGRMDLERLDVDAPPAAVYAQMCDLVAYSLATGTVFQPGQTIEVGGPRPLVATAEVSPFTGQEILRLAPADRS; encoded by the coding sequence ATGACCGACACGCCGCAGCCCGACCAGCCCGCCGTCGACCCGCAGACCGGCGAGGACCTGTCGTGGAAGCAGACCCCGGTGGCGATCGTCCTGGTCGACCGGCCCGCCCCCGGCCACGACGAGGTCGGTGAACTCCTCACCGAGATCTTCGAGGGATCGTACGAGGTCGAGCGGGGCAGCGACGACGACCCCGCCACCGCCGTCTACATCGAGGACGCGACGGTCATCGTGTCCTCGGTCGACGCCCCCGTGCCGGAGGCTGTCCAGTACACCCGCGACCTGGCCGCGTGGAACGGCGGCGAGTCCGTGGTGGAGTCGCACCGGTCCCAGGTCGTGGTGGCGGGGTTCCGGTGGGGACCGATCGGCGACGACGGCGAGCCGGGCGAACCCGAGTACCTGGACCCCCGGCTCGACACGCTCCGTTGCGAACTGGCGGTCGCGAACGTCACGGCAGCCCTGACCGCGCTACCCGGCGCGGTGGCCGTGAGCGTGGGCGGCGCCGCGGCGACCCTGCCGGCCGGCCCGTACCGCGACCTCGTGACGGGCAATCCGCTGCCAGCCCCGGCCCTCGTCGGGGTGCGGGCCGGGATGCAGACCGAGACCACCTCGTGCGTCTACACGAGCGGGATGGGCCGATTCGGCCGGATGGACCTCGAGCGGCTCGACGTGGACGCCCCGCCCGCCGCGGTCTACGCCCAGATGTGCGACCTCGTGGCCTACTCGCTGGCCACCGGGACCGTCTTCCAGCCCGGCCAGACCATCGAGGTGGGCGGACCACGACCGCTCGTCGCCACCGCCGAGGTCTCGCCGTTCACCGGTCAGGAGATCCTCCGGCTCGCGCCCGCCGACCGGTCCTGA
- a CDS encoding methyltransferase domain-containing protein, with translation MTASPQTTFHALEDTDVLVSARSLDEYTDMFGLDEADLGRRIVDCPGGAASAVAEICAAGGDAVAVDPQYALGADDLRGRILADVERSLAQKHAREIDYDWDVRGGVVGHEVIRRTAADRMLGHLAAAPERYVAGELPSLPLADDSADLVLCSHLLFTYADRMDLADHVDAIVEMARVAPEVRIYPLVDHAGNPLPELVRSVIARLKKERLISRIEPVIRPFQLAATTRLVVERNGRQRP, from the coding sequence GTGACCGCAAGTCCCCAGACCACCTTCCACGCGCTCGAGGACACCGATGTCCTCGTCAGTGCACGGTCGCTGGACGAGTACACGGACATGTTCGGCCTGGACGAGGCCGACCTCGGTCGGCGCATCGTCGACTGCCCCGGTGGGGCGGCCAGCGCGGTGGCCGAGATCTGTGCGGCCGGCGGCGACGCGGTCGCGGTGGATCCGCAGTACGCGCTCGGTGCCGACGACCTGCGCGGGCGGATCCTCGCGGACGTCGAGCGGTCCCTGGCGCAGAAGCACGCGCGGGAGATCGATTACGACTGGGACGTCCGCGGCGGGGTCGTGGGCCACGAGGTCATCCGCCGCACGGCCGCCGACCGGATGCTGGGCCACCTGGCCGCGGCCCCCGAGCGGTACGTGGCCGGGGAGTTGCCCTCGCTGCCCCTCGCCGACGACTCGGCGGACCTGGTCCTGTGCTCGCATCTGCTGTTCACCTACGCGGACCGCATGGACCTGGCCGACCATGTCGACGCGATCGTGGAGATGGCCCGCGTGGCGCCGGAGGTGCGGATCTACCCGCTGGTCGACCACGCGGGGAATCCGCTGCCGGAGCTGGTGCGCAGCGTCATCGCCAGGCTCAAGAAGGAACGACTGATCAGCCGGATCGAACCGGTGATCCGGCCGTTCCAGTTGGCAGCCACCACGCGGTTGGTCGTCGAGCGCAACGGCCGCCAGCGCCCCTAG
- a CDS encoding lipase family protein has protein sequence MSTPSSRRTSPGPSTVAGALVLGLAVALAPAVAPAGAPEAAAQGSSTIPDRAAFYTPPAELPADPGTVIRTEPMTITPSLPDLMNGGALPADAQRIMYRSTGAAGGPIAVTGTFLQPKAPWTGPGPRPLAVVTPGTQGQGDQCAPSRSMEVGLGIRTAPPSMAAGYAVMDALTMVMEGFAVVVTDYEGLGTPGHHPYVNRDSQGRSALDAARAAVRLPGTDLAPDSKTVVSGYSQGGGAAAAAGEMQPDYAPDVNLVGIAAGAPPSDMLGTLERVDGGLLTGAVGYAINGILQVHPELRPAFDRHLNAEGQRMLEVTAGQCVAETAFAYGLKRTGEFTVDGRSLGDAARSEPEIVRVLEGYNLGRVAPAVPALVMIGRNDDVVPHHTAVDLVRNWCERGSTVELRTAEVPSIAPGLVVDHAIPMLSERATNARYLLDRVLDRPAPSSCGAV, from the coding sequence GTGAGCACTCCGTCCAGCCGGCGCACATCACCCGGACCGTCCACCGTCGCCGGAGCACTCGTGCTGGGTCTCGCGGTCGCACTGGCCCCCGCAGTGGCTCCCGCCGGCGCCCCGGAAGCCGCGGCCCAGGGCTCGTCGACCATCCCGGACCGCGCCGCGTTCTACACTCCGCCGGCTGAGCTCCCCGCCGACCCGGGCACGGTCATCCGCACCGAGCCAATGACCATCACGCCGAGCCTGCCCGACCTGATGAACGGTGGGGCGCTGCCCGCCGACGCCCAGCGGATCATGTACCGCTCGACCGGCGCCGCGGGCGGACCGATCGCCGTCACCGGCACGTTCCTGCAGCCCAAGGCGCCCTGGACAGGGCCCGGGCCCCGCCCGCTCGCGGTGGTCACGCCCGGCACGCAGGGGCAGGGCGACCAGTGTGCGCCGTCGCGCTCCATGGAGGTAGGCCTGGGGATCCGGACCGCGCCCCCCTCGATGGCCGCCGGATACGCGGTCATGGACGCACTCACGATGGTGATGGAGGGCTTCGCCGTCGTCGTCACCGACTACGAGGGGCTCGGCACGCCCGGCCACCACCCGTACGTCAACCGCGACTCCCAGGGCCGGTCGGCCCTCGACGCCGCCCGCGCGGCGGTGCGGCTGCCCGGCACGGACCTTGCGCCCGACTCGAAGACCGTGGTCAGCGGTTACTCGCAGGGCGGTGGCGCGGCCGCCGCGGCCGGCGAGATGCAGCCGGACTACGCACCCGACGTGAACCTGGTCGGCATCGCGGCCGGGGCGCCACCCTCCGACATGCTCGGCACGCTCGAACGCGTGGACGGCGGACTGCTCACCGGCGCGGTCGGGTACGCGATCAACGGCATCCTGCAGGTCCACCCCGAGCTGCGTCCGGCGTTCGACCGGCACCTCAACGCCGAGGGGCAGCGCATGCTCGAGGTGACCGCCGGACAGTGCGTCGCCGAGACCGCGTTCGCCTACGGCCTCAAGCGCACAGGCGAGTTCACCGTGGACGGCCGGTCGCTCGGCGACGCCGCCCGGTCCGAGCCGGAGATCGTCCGGGTACTCGAGGGCTACAACCTGGGCAGGGTCGCGCCGGCGGTGCCGGCGCTGGTCATGATCGGGCGGAACGACGACGTCGTCCCGCACCACACGGCCGTCGACCTCGTCCGCAACTGGTGCGAGCGCGGTTCCACCGTCGAACTGCGGACGGCCGAGGTGCCGTCGATCGCGCCGGGCCTGGTGGTCGACCACGCCATCCCGATGCTGTCCGAGCGGGCCACCAACGCCCGCTACCTCCTGGACCGTGTCCTCGACCGGCCCGCGCCGAGCTCCTGCGGGGCCGTCTGA
- a CDS encoding nuclear transport factor 2 family protein, whose product MSRTLVELSDRWDLQDLMTTYATCIDSRDFDGLDTVFTPDARVSYAASGGPDDDYPAVRAWLAEMLPIFAATQHLMGNLEVRLDGDSATGRCMCFNPMALRPVEEKDQQVFFYGLWYVLEFVRTDAGWRIARLSQQQAFHHNLP is encoded by the coding sequence ATGAGCCGAACACTGGTCGAACTATCCGACCGCTGGGACCTGCAGGACCTCATGACCACGTACGCGACCTGCATCGATTCGCGGGACTTCGACGGGCTGGACACGGTGTTCACCCCGGACGCCCGGGTGAGCTACGCCGCGTCCGGCGGCCCGGATGACGACTACCCGGCGGTGCGCGCGTGGTTGGCCGAGATGTTGCCGATCTTCGCCGCCACGCAGCACCTCATGGGCAACCTCGAGGTCCGTCTCGACGGCGACTCGGCCACCGGGCGCTGCATGTGCTTCAACCCGATGGCGCTGAGGCCGGTGGAGGAGAAGGACCAGCAGGTGTTCTTCTACGGGCTCTGGTACGTGCTCGAGTTCGTCCGTACGGATGCCGGCTGGCGGATCGCCCGCCTGAGCCAACAGCAGGCGTTCCACCACAACCTGCCCTGA
- a CDS encoding nuclear transport factor 2 family protein — MQYEEEVRAREAIEQLKYRYWRACDAKDPEGFRSCFVASGGVLDFGPLGRTDPDTMVGIFRQIALATASDGGPRILDMHHGFMPSISVQGGGPSSPPQRATGTWTLQFRQVDRDKGTETLSTGEYSDAYVIEDDRWVMAECLFTPGWSVTRTLDDATVTYPEVHTVPGAATAGADS, encoded by the coding sequence ATGCAGTACGAGGAGGAAGTCCGCGCCCGCGAGGCGATCGAACAGCTCAAGTACCGGTATTGGCGGGCGTGCGACGCCAAGGACCCCGAGGGCTTCCGGTCCTGCTTCGTGGCCTCCGGCGGGGTGCTGGACTTCGGACCCCTCGGGCGGACCGACCCGGACACGATGGTCGGGATCTTCCGCCAGATCGCGCTGGCGACCGCCTCCGACGGCGGCCCGCGGATCCTCGACATGCACCACGGCTTCATGCCGTCGATCAGCGTGCAGGGGGGCGGGCCGAGCAGCCCGCCGCAGCGCGCCACCGGCACCTGGACCCTGCAATTCCGCCAGGTGGACCGGGACAAGGGCACCGAGACGCTCTCCACCGGCGAGTACTCGGATGCGTATGTCATCGAGGACGACCGCTGGGTGATGGCCGAATGCCTGTTCACCCCGGGCTGGTCGGTCACCCGCACCCTCGACGACGCCACCGTGACCTACCCCGAGGTCCACACCGTCCCGGGTGCCGCCACCGCCGGAGCGGACTCGTGA
- a CDS encoding SDR family NAD(P)-dependent oxidoreductase, protein MSARVALVTGGSRGVGRGVATALAQAGWTVYVTGRSAERLRGTVDAASGAPGEIRPLECDHSRDEEVLAVVARIADETGRLDLLVNNVWTNPKGFMGFNGRFWERPAGDWDALMGVGLRAHYVASCEAAKVMVPQGSGLMVNISSFGSRAPFHTVLYGMSKTALDKMASDMAHELAGTGVSTLSLWLGLIRTELLLSLGMDDFNGFPLDRAEDPTFVGRVIAALAEDPDLARMSGSTVITAEYGREKGIRNDDGEVPLSHRGAFGGGPLFPPVTDEQLGLDTVDEVAAAGGHNGFGGR, encoded by the coding sequence GTGAGCGCCCGCGTCGCCCTGGTGACCGGTGGCAGCCGCGGTGTCGGACGCGGTGTGGCCACCGCACTCGCGCAGGCCGGGTGGACGGTCTACGTCACCGGACGGTCCGCCGAGCGGCTGCGGGGCACGGTCGATGCGGCCTCCGGCGCCCCGGGCGAGATTCGTCCGCTCGAATGCGACCACTCCCGGGACGAGGAAGTCCTCGCCGTCGTCGCCCGGATCGCAGACGAGACCGGTCGCCTGGACCTGCTGGTCAACAACGTGTGGACCAACCCCAAGGGCTTCATGGGGTTCAACGGCAGGTTCTGGGAGCGGCCCGCCGGCGACTGGGACGCCCTCATGGGCGTCGGGCTACGGGCGCACTACGTCGCCAGCTGCGAGGCGGCCAAGGTGATGGTGCCGCAGGGCTCCGGTCTGATGGTGAACATCTCGTCGTTCGGTTCGCGCGCGCCGTTCCACACCGTGCTCTACGGGATGAGCAAGACCGCCCTCGACAAGATGGCCTCCGACATGGCGCACGAGCTCGCCGGCACCGGGGTCTCCACCCTCTCGCTGTGGTTGGGCCTCATCCGCACCGAGCTGCTGCTGTCGCTGGGGATGGACGACTTCAACGGCTTCCCACTGGACCGCGCCGAGGACCCCACCTTCGTCGGACGGGTCATCGCCGCCCTCGCCGAGGACCCCGACCTGGCCCGGATGAGCGGCTCGACCGTCATCACCGCCGAGTACGGTCGCGAGAAGGGGATAAGGAACGACGACGGCGAGGTCCCCCTGTCGCACCGCGGAGCGTTCGGCGGGGGTCCGCTCTTCCCGCCGGTGACGGACGAGCAGCTGGGTCTGGACACGGTGGACGAGGTGGCCGCCGCGGGCGGTCACAACGGGTTCGGCGGGCGGTAG